A section of the Acanthopagrus latus isolate v.2019 chromosome 20, fAcaLat1.1, whole genome shotgun sequence genome encodes:
- the LOC119009459 gene encoding zinc finger protein 2 homolog isoform X3 has product MNNDNDVGTKTGKASSTSSNKRRPGPLPSSVFPAGVQQLLVNKEEVSSERSPSLDQEYPKPIHIKEEQEEFWTNQEGEQRHGDEGADIHRFPFTAVIVKTEDHEEKPETSQLYQSQTEGNTEAEPPASSSTTQIKTETDDEDYGGCEPARNRDPVIHADFQQLLVINKVASPEWSPKLDQEDADTVHIKEELWNSSEGETQKLHGLEDANMSRFPFFAVTVKCEDDGEKPQSSQLHLSQVEENTEAEPPASSSTTQIKTETDREDCGRSEPARNRDQDSHSQPNTDEKASDCSGTGVGYNDWQEPLSNSGTETEDSDSSWEEARAPGSDVNALVGCDTGKKRYSCFECGDGFQYKGSLQRHMLCHLGNGSSSSLANKKCYGIKQKADSEIIVHTGKTPFACVLCRKKFTHQQSLKRHIRVHTGEKPYGCDVCVKTFKHQESLKRHMRVHTGEKPFGCDVCRKTFDNQQSLKRHMRVHTGEKPFGCDICGNSFKEQGKLKRHMRVHTGEKPFGCDVCSKRFTHQESLKKHTRIHTGEKPFNCNVCGKRFTHQESLKKHMRIHTGEKPFGCDVCNKTFTLQDSLKKHIRVHTGEKPFGCNVCGKRFTEQGNLNKHTRIHLGEKPFRCSVCSKRFTEQGRLKKHVRVHTGKKKSDILKNV; this is encoded by the exons ATGAACAACGACAATGATGTCGGCACGAAAACGGGCAAAGCTAGCTCCACATCGAGCAACAAAAGGCGGCCTGGTCCACTCCCCAGCTCAG tgttccCTGCAGGCGTCCAGCAGCTTTTGGTGAATAAAGAAGAGGTTTCCTCTGAGCGGAGCCCCAGCCTGGACCAAGAGTACCCAAAGCCCATACACataaaagaggaacaggaggaattctggaccaatcaggagggagagcagcgtCATGGGGATGAGGGGGCTGATATTCACAGGTTCCCATTCACTGCTGTCATTGTCAAGACTGAAGATCATGAAGAGAAACCTGAGACTTCACAGCTTTATCAAAGTCAAACTGAGGgcaacacagaggcagagcctccagccagcagctcaacaacacagataaaaacagaaaccgATGATGAGGACTATGGAGGATGTGAACCTGCCAGGAATCGAGATCCAG tGATCCATGCAGatttccagcagctgttggtgatTAACAAAGTGGCTTCCCCTGAGTGGAGCCCCAAGCTGGACCAGGAGGATGCAGACACTGTACACATAAAAGAGGAACTCTGGAACAGTTCGGAGGGAGAAACTCAGAAACTTCATGGACTGGAAGATGCTAATATGAGTAGGTTCCCATTCTTTGCTGTCACTGTAAAGTGTGAAGATGATGGCGAGAAACCTCAGTCCTCACAACTTCATCTAAGTCAAGttgaggaaaacacagaggcagagcctccagccagcagctcaacaacacagataaaaacagaaaccgATAGAGAGGACTGCGGAAGATCTGAACCTGCCAGGAACAGAGATCAAGATAGTCATTCACAACCAAATACTGATGAAAAGGCTTCAGATTGTTCTGGGACTGGAGTAGGTTATAATGACTGGCAGGAGCCTTTGTCTAATTCTGgaactgaaactgaagacagtgacaGTAGTTGGGAGGAGGCCAGGGCACCGGGGTCAGATGTAAATGCTCTTGTGGGATGTGACACTGGAAAAAAACGCTACAGCTGCTTTGAATGTGGTGATGGATTTCAGTACAAGGGGTCTCTTCAGAGACATATGTTGTGTCACTTAGGCAACGGGTCCTCCAGCAGTTTGGCTAATAAGAAATGTTATGGAATTAAGCAAAAAGCAGATTCAGAGATCATAGTCCACACAGGAAAGACACCATTTGCCTGTGTCCTTTGTAGGAAAAAATTTACCCATCAGCAAAGTCTGAAGAGACACATTAGAGTCCACACGGGAGAAAAACCATATGggtgtgatgtttgtgttaaaacatttaaacatcaagAAAGTCTGAAGAgacacatgagagtccacacgggagagaaaccatttggttgtgatgtttgtaGGAAAACATTTGATAATCAGCAAAGTCTGAAGAGACACATGAGagttcacacaggagagaaaccatttggttgtgaCATTTGTGGTAACAGCTTCAAAGAACaaggaaaattaaaaagacacatgCGAGTCCACACAGGTGAaaaaccatttggttgtgatgtttgCAGTAAAAGATTTACACATCAGGAAAGTCTGAAGAAACACACCAGAATCcatacaggagagaaaccatttaaTTGTAATGTTTGTGGGAAAAGATTTACACATCAGGAAAGTCTGAAGAaacacatgagaatccacacaggcGAGAAACCATTTGGCTGTGatgtttgtaataaaacatttacactgCAGGATAGTCTgaagaaacacatcagagtccacacaggagagaaaccatttggttgCAATGTTTGTGGTAAAAGATTTACAGAACAGGGAaatctgaacaaacacacaagaatcCACTTGGGTGAGAAACCATTTCGTTGTAGTGTTTGTAGTAAAAGATTTACAGAACAGGGACGTctgaaaaaacatgtcagagtcCACACAGGCAAGAAAAAATCAGATATTCTGAAAAATGTGTGA
- the LOC119009459 gene encoding zinc finger protein 2 homolog isoform X1 has translation MNNDNDVGTKTGKASSTSSNKRRPGPLPSSVFPAGVQQLLVNKEEVSSERSPSLDQEYPKPIHIKEEQEEFWTNQEGEQRHGDEGADIHRFPFTAVIVKTEDHEEKPETSQLYQSQTEGNTEAEPPASSSTTQIKTETDDEDYGGCEPARNRDPVLPADVLQLLVVKEEVSPDWNTSLDKADPELLHIIEEELWTSQEGEDLNGREEGDITRITFTTVTLKCEDDEKPQLPQLHQNQTEENRETETPTSGLATEIRTADGEDCGGSESARNQDLDCYPQPNTVIHADFQQLLVINKVASPEWSPKLDQEDADTVHIKEELWNSSEGETQKLHGLEDANMSRFPFFAVTVKCEDDGEKPQSSQLHLSQVEENTEAEPPASSSTTQIKTETDREDCGRSEPARNRDQDSHSQPNTDEKASDCSGTGVGYNDWQEPLSNSGTETEDSDSSWEEARAPGSDVNALVGCDTGKKRYSCFECGDGFQYKGSLQRHMLCHLGNGSSSSLANKKCYGIKQKADSEIIVHTGKTPFACVLCRKKFTHQQSLKRHIRVHTGEKPYGCDVCVKTFKHQESLKRHMRVHTGEKPFGCDVCRKTFDNQQSLKRHMRVHTGEKPFGCDICGNSFKEQGKLKRHMRVHTGEKPFGCDVCSKRFTHQESLKKHTRIHTGEKPFNCNVCGKRFTHQESLKKHMRIHTGEKPFGCDVCNKTFTLQDSLKKHIRVHTGEKPFGCNVCGKRFTEQGNLNKHTRIHLGEKPFRCSVCSKRFTEQGRLKKHVRVHTGKKKSDILKNV, from the exons ATGAACAACGACAATGATGTCGGCACGAAAACGGGCAAAGCTAGCTCCACATCGAGCAACAAAAGGCGGCCTGGTCCACTCCCCAGCTCAG tgttccCTGCAGGCGTCCAGCAGCTTTTGGTGAATAAAGAAGAGGTTTCCTCTGAGCGGAGCCCCAGCCTGGACCAAGAGTACCCAAAGCCCATACACataaaagaggaacaggaggaattctggaccaatcaggagggagagcagcgtCATGGGGATGAGGGGGCTGATATTCACAGGTTCCCATTCACTGCTGTCATTGTCAAGACTGAAGATCATGAAGAGAAACCTGAGACTTCACAGCTTTATCAAAGTCAAACTGAGGgcaacacagaggcagagcctccagccagcagctcaacaacacagataaaaacagaaaccgATGATGAGGACTATGGAGGATGTGAACCTGCCAGGAATCGAGATCCAG tgttgccTGCAGATGTCCTGCAGCTGTTGGTGGTTAAAGAAGAGGTTTCCCCTGACTGGAACACCAGCCTGGACAAGGCTGACCCAGAACTCCTACACATAATAGAGGAAGAACTCTGGaccagtcaggagggagaggatcTTAATGGGCGGGAGGAGGGTGATATCACTAGGATCACCTTCACTACTGTCACTTTGAAGTGTGAAGATGATGAGAAGCCTCAGCTTCCACAGCtacatcaaaatcaaactgaggaaaacagagagacagaaactcCAACTAGCGGTTTAGCAACAGAAATTAGaacagctgatggagaggactgtggaggatCTGAATCTGCCAGGAACCAAGATCTGGATTGTTATCCACAACCAAATACTG tGATCCATGCAGatttccagcagctgttggtgatTAACAAAGTGGCTTCCCCTGAGTGGAGCCCCAAGCTGGACCAGGAGGATGCAGACACTGTACACATAAAAGAGGAACTCTGGAACAGTTCGGAGGGAGAAACTCAGAAACTTCATGGACTGGAAGATGCTAATATGAGTAGGTTCCCATTCTTTGCTGTCACTGTAAAGTGTGAAGATGATGGCGAGAAACCTCAGTCCTCACAACTTCATCTAAGTCAAGttgaggaaaacacagaggcagagcctccagccagcagctcaacaacacagataaaaacagaaaccgATAGAGAGGACTGCGGAAGATCTGAACCTGCCAGGAACAGAGATCAAGATAGTCATTCACAACCAAATACTGATGAAAAGGCTTCAGATTGTTCTGGGACTGGAGTAGGTTATAATGACTGGCAGGAGCCTTTGTCTAATTCTGgaactgaaactgaagacagtgacaGTAGTTGGGAGGAGGCCAGGGCACCGGGGTCAGATGTAAATGCTCTTGTGGGATGTGACACTGGAAAAAAACGCTACAGCTGCTTTGAATGTGGTGATGGATTTCAGTACAAGGGGTCTCTTCAGAGACATATGTTGTGTCACTTAGGCAACGGGTCCTCCAGCAGTTTGGCTAATAAGAAATGTTATGGAATTAAGCAAAAAGCAGATTCAGAGATCATAGTCCACACAGGAAAGACACCATTTGCCTGTGTCCTTTGTAGGAAAAAATTTACCCATCAGCAAAGTCTGAAGAGACACATTAGAGTCCACACGGGAGAAAAACCATATGggtgtgatgtttgtgttaaaacatttaaacatcaagAAAGTCTGAAGAgacacatgagagtccacacgggagagaaaccatttggttgtgatgtttgtaGGAAAACATTTGATAATCAGCAAAGTCTGAAGAGACACATGAGagttcacacaggagagaaaccatttggttgtgaCATTTGTGGTAACAGCTTCAAAGAACaaggaaaattaaaaagacacatgCGAGTCCACACAGGTGAaaaaccatttggttgtgatgtttgCAGTAAAAGATTTACACATCAGGAAAGTCTGAAGAAACACACCAGAATCcatacaggagagaaaccatttaaTTGTAATGTTTGTGGGAAAAGATTTACACATCAGGAAAGTCTGAAGAaacacatgagaatccacacaggcGAGAAACCATTTGGCTGTGatgtttgtaataaaacatttacactgCAGGATAGTCTgaagaaacacatcagagtccacacaggagagaaaccatttggttgCAATGTTTGTGGTAAAAGATTTACAGAACAGGGAaatctgaacaaacacacaagaatcCACTTGGGTGAGAAACCATTTCGTTGTAGTGTTTGTAGTAAAAGATTTACAGAACAGGGACGTctgaaaaaacatgtcagagtcCACACAGGCAAGAAAAAATCAGATATTCTGAAAAATGTGTGA
- the LOC119009464 gene encoding zinc finger protein 84-like, translating to MITINWDFFSVSVSADRSQEESESPKIKDEQEREQLTGLEEAAITRFPFTAVTVMTEDEEEKPKHLQLYECQTQENIKTEPPANRLATLIKTETGGEDCGGCKTAGNQDTLSYDGWREPLLDSELSVQKEERAFASDICGDSFKQQGSLTTHMRRHTVFPEWSQDKSESPQIKEEQEEQQLNGLQEADMTRFPFTAVTMMTEDEEEKPKYLQLYECQTQENIKTESPASSLATQIKTETDGKDCGGCEPVRKRDPVSYSDWQEPLSDSELRVQTGEKPFVCDICGRRFAQQKHLKSHIRTHTGEKPFDCDVCGKSFARLESLKTHVRTHTGEKPFGCDHCGRRFVEPRSLKRHVRTHTGEKPFGCDVCSKRFIQQGHLKLHMITHKGEKPFGCDHCGRRFVELRSLKRHMRTHTGEKPFGCDVCSRIFAQQGSLKIHMRTHTGEKPFDCNACEKRFKHKSALNRHMRTHTGEKPFGCDCCGKRFIEQGNLKKHMKVHSG from the exons ATGATTACGATTaattgggattttttttctgtgtcagtgtctgCTGACAGGAGCCAGGAGGAGTCAGAGTCCCCAAAAATAAAAGACGAACAGGAAAGAGAGCAGCTTActgggctggaggaggctgctATCACCAGGTTCCcattcactgctgtcactgtgatgactgaagatgaagaagagaaaccTAAGCATTTACAGCTTTATGAATGCCAAACTCAGGaaaacataaagacagagcCTCCTGCTAACAGATTAGCAAcactcataaaaacagaaactggtggagaggactgtggaggatGTAAAACTGCAGGGAACCAGGATACACTCAGTTATGATGGTTGGCGAGAACCGTTGTTGGATTCTGAGTTGAGTGTccaaaaagaagagagagccTTTGCTTCTGATATTTGTGGTGATAGCTTTAAACAGCAGGGAAGTCTCACGACACATATGAGAcgccacacag tgtTCCCTGAGTGGAGCCAGGACAAGTCAGAGTCCCCACAAataaaagaggaacaggaggaacagcagcTTAATGGGCTGCAGGAGGCTGACATGACCAGGTTCCCATTCACTGCTGTCACTATGATgactgaagatgaagaagagaaaccAAAGTATTTACAGCTTTATGAATGCCAAACTCAAGAAAACATAAAGACAGAGTCTCCAGCCAGCAGCTTAGCAACACAgattaaaacagaaactgatggaAAGGACTGTGGAGGATGTGAACCTGTCAGGAAGCGGGATCCAGTCAGTTATAGTGATTGGCAAGAACCATTGTCAGATTCTGAGTTAAGGGTCcaaacaggtgagaaaccatttgtttgtgatatttgtggGAGAAGATTTgcacaacagaaacatctgaagTCACACATTAGAacccacacaggagagaaaccatttgattgtgatgtttgtggaaaaaGTTTTGCAAGACTGGAAAGTCTGAAGACACATGTGAGAACCcatacaggagagaaaccatttggctGTGACCATTGTGGAAGAAGATTTGTGGAACCGAGGAGCCTGAAGAGACACGTGAGAAcccacacaggagaaaaaccaTTTGGCTGTGATGTTTGTAGTAAAAGATTTATACAACAAGGACATTTAAAGTTACACATGATAACGCACAAAGGAGAGAAACCCTTTGGCTGTGACCATTGTGGAAGAAGATTTGTGGAACTGAGGAGCCTGAAGAGacacatgagaacccacacaggagaaaaaccaTTTGGCTGTGATGTTTGTAGTAGAATATTTGCACAACAAGGAAGTTTAAAGATACACATGAGAACACACAcgggagagaaaccatttgaCTGCAATGCTTGTGAGAAAAGATTTAAACATAAGTCAGCTCTTAACAGacacatgagaacccacacaggagagaaaccatttggttgtgatTGTTGTGGTAAGAGATTTATCGAACAGGGAAAtctgaagaaacacatgaaagtcCATTCTGGATAG
- the LOC119009459 gene encoding zinc finger protein 2-like isoform X2, whose protein sequence is MNNDNDVGTKTGKASSTSSNKRRPGPLPSSVFPAGVQQLLVNKEEVSSERSPSLDQEYPKPIHIKEEQEEFWTNQEGEQRHGDEGADIHRFPFTAVIVKTEDHEEKPETSQLYQSQTEGNTEAEPPASSSTTQIKTETDDEDYGGCEPARNRDPVLPADVLQLLVVKEEVSPDWNTSLDKADPELLHIIEEELWTSQEGEDLNGREEGDITRITFTTVTLKCEDDEKPQLPQLHQNQTEENRETETPTSGLATEIRTADGEDCGGSESARNQDLDCYPQPNTVIHADFQQLLVINKVASPEWSPKLDQEDADTVHIKEELWNSSEGETQKLHGLEDANMMSTDRSQEESESPKIKEEQEREQLNGLEGADINRFPFTAVTVMTEDDEEKPKYLQFDECQTQEKRKTEPPASSVATQMKTETDGEDCGGCEPARIQDPLSYDDWQKPLTHSELRVHTGERRFACDICSNSFKQQGHLRTHTRLHRGQDKPFCCAHCGRRFLEQENCKAHMRLHAGEKPFGCDVCGRSFARDLCLKRHMRTHTGEKPFGCDICSKRFTQQGNLKKHMITHTGEKPFCCDDCGKRFVEPRSLRRHMRTHTGEKPFGCDVCSKIFAQQGNLKIHMRTHTGEKPFGCSVCEKRFKHKSALNRHMRVHTGEKPFGCDFCSKRFIEQGNLKKHMKVHSR, encoded by the exons ATGAACAACGACAATGATGTCGGCACGAAAACGGGCAAAGCTAGCTCCACATCGAGCAACAAAAGGCGGCCTGGTCCACTCCCCAGCTCAG tgttccCTGCAGGCGTCCAGCAGCTTTTGGTGAATAAAGAAGAGGTTTCCTCTGAGCGGAGCCCCAGCCTGGACCAAGAGTACCCAAAGCCCATACACataaaagaggaacaggaggaattctggaccaatcaggagggagagcagcgtCATGGGGATGAGGGGGCTGATATTCACAGGTTCCCATTCACTGCTGTCATTGTCAAGACTGAAGATCATGAAGAGAAACCTGAGACTTCACAGCTTTATCAAAGTCAAACTGAGGgcaacacagaggcagagcctccagccagcagctcaacaacacagataaaaacagaaaccgATGATGAGGACTATGGAGGATGTGAACCTGCCAGGAATCGAGATCCAG tgttgccTGCAGATGTCCTGCAGCTGTTGGTGGTTAAAGAAGAGGTTTCCCCTGACTGGAACACCAGCCTGGACAAGGCTGACCCAGAACTCCTACACATAATAGAGGAAGAACTCTGGaccagtcaggagggagaggatcTTAATGGGCGGGAGGAGGGTGATATCACTAGGATCACCTTCACTACTGTCACTTTGAAGTGTGAAGATGATGAGAAGCCTCAGCTTCCACAGCtacatcaaaatcaaactgaggaaaacagagagacagaaactcCAACTAGCGGTTTAGCAACAGAAATTAGaacagctgatggagaggactgtggaggatCTGAATCTGCCAGGAACCAAGATCTGGATTGTTATCCACAACCAAATACTG tGATCCATGCAGatttccagcagctgttggtgatTAACAAAGTGGCTTCCCCTGAGTGGAGCCCCAAGCTGGACCAGGAGGATGCAGACACTGTACACATAAAAGAGGAACTCTGGAACAGTTCGGAGGGAGAAACTCAGAAACTTCATGGACTGGAAGATGCTAATATGA tgtccACTGACAGGAGCCAGGAGGAGTCAGAGTccccaaaaataaaagaggaacagGAAAGAGAGCAGCTTAATGGGCTGGAGGGGGCTGATATCAACAGGTTCCcattcactgctgtcactgtgatgactgaggatgatgaagagaaacctAAGTATTTACAGTTTGATGAATGCCAAActcaggaaaaaagaaagacagagccTCCAGCCAGCAGCGTAgcaacacagatgaaaacagaaactgatggaGAGGATTGTGGAGGATGTGAACCTGCCAGGATCCAAGATCCACTCAGTTATGATGACTGGCAAAAACCATTGACTCATTCTGAGTTAAgggtccacacaggagagagacgCTTTGCTTGTGACATTTGTAGTAATAGCTTTAAACAGCAGGGACATCTCAGGACACACACGCGACTCCACAGGGGGCAGGATAAACCATTTTGCTGTGCTCATTGTGGAAGGAGATTTTTAGAACAGGAAAATTGTAAGGCACATATGAGACTCCACGCAGGCGAGAAACCATTtggctgtgatgtttgtggaaGAAGTTTTGCAAGAGATTTATGTCTGAAGAGacacatgagaacccacactggagagaaaccatttggctGTGATATTTGTAGTAAAAGATTTACACAACAAGgaaatttaaagaaacacatgataacacacacaggggagaaaccATTTTGCTGTGACGATTGTGGAAAAAGATTTGTGGAACCAAGAAGCCTGAGGAGacacatgagaacccacacaggagaaaaaccaTTTGGCTGTGATGTTTGTAGTAAAATATTTGCACAACAAGGAAATTTAAAGATACACATGAGAactcacacaggagagaaaccatttggctgcagtgtttgtgaaaAAAGATTTAAACATAAGTCAGCTCTTAACAgacacatgagagtccacacaggagagaaaccattcgGTTGTGATTTTTGTAGCAAAAGATTTATCGAACAGGGAAATCTAAAGAAACATATGAAAGTCCATTCTAGATAG